The Falco biarmicus isolate bFalBia1 chromosome 20, bFalBia1.pri, whole genome shotgun sequence DNA window AGCATGCGACACAGCAATAAATGTCAGCGTCCGAGCGACTGTGGGACTTGGTCAGGGCTATGCTGCGCTGCAGGAAAAGATCAGGAATTCAGGCCAGTTTTTTCTGGCCTGGCACCTGACTTCACGTTAATAGCAGCAATGGGCTGTGCCATGTAATGTAACCAtctgtttgcttggtttttgtCAACAATGTCAACAGCTAAATTACTCTTCCAATAAAGACACCACATGGTAAGTTTTAGTCTCCATGACTCACTGAagaatcatcatcatcaccaccagCTATCAACCGGTATGACTGACATCACTTTAGGAAACCAGAGCGACATATCACGCTAGCCAACTGCGGAGCGGGACGAGCGTTCAGATTAAGCTGCAAAAGCTGCCCGGCCAGCGCCCACACTGAAACAAACAGGCGGTTCCACACCTGGGGGAAAGAAGTGGGGGACAAGGAGCAACAGTGTGTTCCCTTCATCTGATGCTCTGAGCACTCTCTACTTGTGTGACACTGGAGTGAACCTTCAGCCAACTACTCCCCAAAGTGCTGCCTctaagaaggaaacaaaaaacagcGCCGGAGCTCCCATGGCAGAAGTTTTGTGCTGCCAAAGAGGGAAGGCTGGAATATCCCTCATCTCCAGCCTTTTCTTACTACGCCTTTTAGAAGCTTATCCAGAAAGTTTGAGCAAAGATGTATCAAGGCAGGAGATGACACAGAATTGTCCTCATATAAAGCAGTCACAGTGTAAAAGCAAGCAGTCAAAGTAGGTTTCGGAACGGTTGATACTGCTTTCGAGCAGAAGTGGTAGCTACAGAAGGATACGTGGCCAAGGTTAACTATTAGCCAAGCCTCACTAAACCTTTCTAAATGCCACAGTTTGTTACCATTATTCAGATGCATAATTTCCTTGTAAATCAAGCACCTTCCTCATAAATTCCAGCACTTAGCTTTCACAGGAAGCCTACAATTTCAGGAATCTTGTTAATCAAGTAAATTATTACCCTGGacattacttttttaattacacGCATTAAGTTATTCTTCACGGCCATAGCCAATTACTCTTCAGGACGTTGCTCATGTGACAAAAGAGGATCATGCCCAGTACTATCCCTTCTGCCTCTGGACAGACAGGTTGATCTTATGGCTCTTAACCACTGGAATTGTACAGTGACTGTTCCCTAAGTGGTTTTACATGCACTCCTCTCCCAGCACTGAGCTTTCAGAGCAGGCCTACAATTTTAGGAATCTTCAGAATAATTTAGTTAGTGTTCATTTAAACCCATTTCACAGCCTCATCCTTTTGTAACAACCTATGCTGAACAGTGTTGCATTCCCTGATCTGCAAGTGACAGCAGGAGCCCGCAGCCCTGGTGACCGACGCGAACCAAGCACTTCTTTTGCCTACGGGACCTCCCTGACATGGGATTCTGGTGATGAAACTACCAAGAAACTGTTGGCCATCGCAGCAGGAACACGAGCTGACGGCTTTCTCCAGAAAGATGAAAGGAGCGAGTTTGATCCTGTTCCTACAGAACTCTCAAAAACTTCCCGAAGAAAACCATGCCTGAGCTGGCTGCTTGTGCCAAGCTTCCAGGGGGCCTGGGTGGAGGCAGACTCAAGGTACCCCAGGTCCGCCCCTACTGCTTCAGCTGCCCACAGTCAAATGCAGAACGGAGCGTCCTGTAGCAGGGATGGCTCCTCAGCAAGGCGACGATTATGTCTACAGGTCTGAACTGAACTGACAAAAGCACCACAGGAAATCAAAGAAGTGAGTACTTGCACTACAACAAGACAAAGTCAGCCAGAATTTTCTAAGACAAGAAGCATTCTCTCAGCAGAACTTTGCAAGAGTGGCATCTTTGGGACACCAGCTGGATAACCAGTATTTTAAGGGTTTATTCTCACCTACTTCCACTTTCAGCCATGTATCAGGGCACTCTGACACCACTGGGGCTACGAACTTCCAGCTTCCCATGCTGATTCTCAAGAGCGTACTGTTCTCCTTAGCTCTGCAGTTTGGATTGAGAATTGTTTGGTAAACAACTATACTGCTCACTATACCAGTTCCTTATACTGAGAAAGACCTGCTAACTGCATGAGGAAATGAGCCTACAGCGCaggaaaaaagaccaaaaaaaaccaaaaggaggaaaaagataaGCATGCAGTTCTCATTCTCAAGAACGTTTCTCTATTTGATCAATAAGCAAAACACCACCAAAGCCAAGGTtattaaaaatcataaattaaTCCAGTGTTTAAttagagaaaaatcaaagccttCTGTGACTGGACAGGACACACGTTTTGCCAGGCCACCTCCTCTCCAGAAAGCCGCTTTATTTAACATAGCACAATTGTAAATGTCACATCAGCTTGGTGGTTTGGCTTTGCAAAACAGGAATGTCTtgagaaaaagcagacaaatcCGCAAATTTTGAGAACCCAAATTGCTAGATAGTTGCAAGAATTCTTTCGAAACATCTGTATTTGTTCCTATATAATACATAACCGATGTCCAGGTGTAGGAAATACAGCGAGCAGGGCTGAAGTAATCCACTGATCTGATTATGCAGCAGTTTCTGACCAACTGAACTGAAGCTCATTTCACTTCTCAGAGattgtttcttctcctttataAATGACAATGTTCTGGTCCGTTTCATACACTTTGACTTTATAAAGGGTTCCCACGGGCAGGAGCTTCTTGAGGTTTTCCCAGATGAATACTGCAACGTTCTCTGTGGTGCTGAGTGAAACACGAGCAGATTCAGAACTCACAGCAATGACATTTGAGGAAGCTGTACCTGAAACGGGCAGAGGGGATGACGATGACCCCCTGCATGTAAGAGGGGCTTGAACCATTGCCAGCAAACATGGATGAAACAAGATCTAATTAGCAGGCCGTATCCGCCTCCCTGAGGTGTCCACAGAGCGGGCTCACGCGCCAAGCGCAAAAGGCTCGGCAGGTGCGAGTAAGCGGCAGCTCCCTCGGTATGTGGAACGGCAGCCGCCGCAGCAGGCCGGCACCCGGCGCGGCACAGGGAGGCAGGCTGCACGGCAGCGGGgctgcaaggcaggcagggcaccAGCACCTGACCCGCACAGGCGTGTCACACACAGGTATCAAGGCGGCTCTTTCAGATGTAGGACTAATCCTTGAAGGCTGTTCCTTGACCCTGCAACCAACGCCACGAggagcccccagcacccacctcacAACCTCAGCAAAGTATGGCACATCCTTATCCAGGTTTTTGTGGTCAAGCGGTTCCATGATCGcctcctgcagaaagaaaagagtgaCCACCTCGTCCCAGTTGGTCAGTGGACTTGAGATTCGTATTACCACACACATGGGACTGGAGTGAGGCGACggtatgtaaaaaaaaaaaaaaaaaagagccctaCATCCACCTGTCAGCTTCCTAGCTGGAGACATGGTACTGCCTCACACCACACGCTAAAGCATCTTAGTCTGAAATCATtccttaatttcttctttatttcctaCCATCATCAACTCACCATGTCTCCACCCTGGTTCTAGACAACTTGCTAAGCTCCTTGCAGGGGGTGTGTAGGAAAACAGTGCTATTACCTGCATATACTCCTTCAGGTCCGTCAGGTTCATAACCATTCCAGAAACTGGGTCGATCTGTAGGGAGAAGAAacaggagctcagcagcagtTACACGTCCTCATTACCAAGGCTGTCATGAGCCTGTACAAATCAGACCGCGAATATTTGTGCACTCAGGACATCCGAGccataagaaaaatatctttccacCTTGACGCACTGCGTTCCAACTCTACTCCTGTGATGTTCCCAAAGGCTAAGTGCAGCATACAAACAACTCCAGTGGTTGCACTCTCATAAAAGCTGACATCAGTGAGGCAAAACTCACTGAAATACTCAGTCTTCAAGCAACAATCTAGCATGCCCATAAGCAGGCACAGCTCCAGGAACAAAATCAGGTTGTGTAGTTCACAGCATGCTTGGGGAATGTAGAAGGCAAAggctttaaaattttaacttcaGATGTGAATAGAAACCCCCTTTCCTATGAACTGGAAATCTTCAACAAGTTGtttgaaaaacatcaaaaccaaagtGCTACCTAAACCTCAGAATACACAGAACAATGACAGGATCAAGGGtgaaaaacaactgcaaaagcagaatttccttttacatttgCCACAAAAGTATCTTGATAAATCAGCAGACAGAATCAGTTACTGAAGTGCTAAAGCCTCCCTGTGGCTCAGCAGCCTTCCAAAGGTGTCCCACAGATCTGACCAGAGCCTGTATGTCTGAAACGgagcaaggtcttaaaaagatgggtcaggatgagtttggtacaatgctctgggtgatgctctgtctgtgctgagaaaggagtgtactctgaataattagaaaaggttccactgacGATTTCAAAGTAATGTACCACTGATGATattaaaggaatgtactctgaataattagaaaaggtaaggtgggcacctgaaggagaaaaggagaccaTGAGTCAGGAAACCGTTGAacaaagaaagctgaaaggtttactccacctagatcccacctattatgaaCAGAATGATTAGATGTcgaaatcaaatgaatatgtatgtaaagatgttgtaacctctcacgAAAACTGTATAAActacctgacttttcactgaaaactgggGAGCTAGTTTGTCCGATGCGAACCAGCTGGCTCCCCAAcattgcatgaaataaatacctttgctgcttaaagaccAAAattgtctctgagcagttactctgtgccgttttggcatcatTTCATGTTCTGCAGCGAGGCTCTGGCAGTCAAGGTTATGTGCCCTGAGGACAATTACAAACCTCAGACTTAAACACTGTTACCTACAAACCCTTGTTAGAGGCAGGGTGAATAGGACAGTGATTACAGAAAACCTTCTTCTGTAGTGCTGCATACCGAGTTTGCACAAACACCCTGGGAAACCTGGCAACTGAGCTAGAGCTTCAGCACTGTGGAAGATGAGGACCCATCTATCCTGCCaccctggggaaaaggaaaaaggttgATCACACTTACCTCTCCACGCACAGTGActataactgaaaaaaaaaaaaataaaaatcaggtcACAATGACACCATGAACCTAACAACAAAGTACACTGCTGGGACAGACAGCCCATTCATCACCGATCCCCAAGGACTGGTGCAGGCTTCACAGCACTTAAAAGCAGGACTTTTTATAAAACGGGTATCCACTCCAAAAAGAATGTTACCCTCAGGCACCCAGCTCGCTGAGGAAGTCAGGCTCCAAGGTCTGATGCCCAGAGACACACCACTACCCCTGAAGCGCTCCCGGCAGGCAGAGAGATGACTAGATGACTCCTCAAGTACCTACTCCCTACGGCAGCCTGTGCCCTGCGCAGACAAGGTCAGAATCTCTTGAGCAGCAAAATCTTCTGAACAGTGCAGACACCCTAGGCGCCCTTACGTCACCAgacccaccccacccccctccccaagacCATAAGAAGTGGGGTCAGCTTATAAATCTTCTGACATAATGGAATACCAGAGAAGGGAAGTAAGGGATGAAGTGGCTGCCGACATCCTAAGAACCAGAATTACTGCCAGGTGTCATTTCAACCCAGaaatcctttcaaaaaaagagagacGACAAAAGAGACCTctctgcccagagaggctgtggtctctgaaaacctgcctggacacaatcctgtgcagcctgctctgggtgaaaCCGCTTTAGCAGGcggttggactaggtgatcttcagaggtcccttccaaccctgaccattctgtgacaAACACTTGGAAACAACATCCTGATAAGCCCCACATTCCTGCCCACTAACCCCAGGAGCTGAGAACAAAATCACGGCTCACTGAGGAACTCACAAAAAGAGACAGACAGTGATTTGAGCCTGGTTGTGATCCTCCTCTGGGGTGGAAAAACTCCTTCATGCTCTTtttctcactcactcactcactccctccctccctccctcccctccatgCCCCAAGGAACATTTTTAGAGGCATCTCCCAAGCTTTCCagcgttttttttttttttacagtgagaacaTCTTTCTTAGATGAGAAAGCAAGAACCGTTGTGCCTGTAGGtcagttttaaaatgagacACAGTTCTTCAGTCCAACAATCTGTCAACATGCCTTCCCTGGTAAAGCTAGTagagctggagcaggctgcagggtACCTGAACGCCAGGTGCCTGCTAAAGCTGCTCCTACACAGAAGCCACCGCTGTAGCCGCTTCCTCACCAACACGTTGCCGTGCAAACCCAATAACCTACAACACACAGTGCTCCACAGGGAGCCAGCCTGGTGTCGGGAGAGATTTGATTCCAAGTGCACAGGGGACAGATGGCAGGAGAACCTGCGAGAACAACATTCAAATAAAGTTTACAGGCTGTTTAAACAGCGCgtcttttgtttagaaaaatattcattcCAAACCCAATGATTTTGCCGATTATAAACAGAGTTGATTCATGAAGGGACATTTTGAGGTATTTAATTCAGTAACTTCCAAATCCATGCCATGGTTCAACCCCTTTTCTGCTGAGGATTGCTTCTAATTCTAAAAGACCCCCAGGCCAGGCACTGAAAGCCATAGCAGCCTGCCGAGGCCGTGACTACACGTGGAAGCGTGGAAATGAACTCCTTACCTTTATAGTTGTGCCCATGGCCGTTTGGATTGTTGCATTTCCCAAACAGCTTCAGGTTTTCTTCATCACTCAGCGATTTACTGTGGGAAGTACAGACACGGCACGTCAGGATCCATGACAAACGTTCAGGGCTTCACTCTGATTGCTTTCTGGTTCTTCCATTTACTCGCCCTCCCAAATTTAACCCGCTAGCTTTTCCTACTCAGGAGGCAAAAACAGAACCGGAGGAGTACTGAGACCATGAAAAGATGTTGTTGGCAACcggtctgggctttttttttgctgtgtttttttattaatatatgcATAACAACTGCTGAACACCACTGCTGCGTGAACACTAACAGCTGTTCACGCACGAATACGGCAAAATCACTTGGGCTCCTAGGAGGAAGAGCCTGGAGAAAACgatgcatatttttattattaagcaACAAAGCTCAGGGAGCTTCTCCAAGGAGCAGAAGGGATGACTTCCCTGTCAGAATCTGTCATTTGAAGAAACTGCAGCGCCTGCTCCGAGGAGCATTTCAGGTCAAGGCACTTGAGTGATGTCTGTTCTGAGAAAAGGGCGGCAGACGGGGGCACCCCCCGGCCTGTTTCAAAAGGAAACTTCAGCTCCTGTTAAAGCCGTTTGTGCGCAGACATCCCAGGCGGGACTGCTGCTGCGGGCTGCGCAGAgcggggcagagcagggagaaggggggggACACGGCCCTGAGGGGGGGACACGGCCCGGGTCTGAGGGAGCATCTgacaccggggggggggggggatggacATGGCCCTGAGGGGGGGGACACGGCCctgaggggaggggggacacgACAGGGCCCTGGGGGGGGGTACGACGACACACGGCCCTGAGGGGGAGCAGGGACTGGACACGACCCTGaagggggggggcggcccgggggagGGGAACACACGACGACACACGGCCCTGAGGGGGGGACACGGGACACGGCCCAGGTCCCCGGGGGCGCCCGGCCCAGAGGGGAGGGGACGCGGCCCTGAGAGGAGGGCGCGCCGGCCCTGAGGGGGCGCCCGGCCCAGCGAGGCCTTCGggccccccgcggcggggggagccggggcaCGGGCACGGGGCCGGGGCCGCTCACCTGTGCAGCCGGTGGCAGGCGCTGAAGCAGACGCTGCGGGAGAGCCGCGCCAGCCGCGCTGCCGGCGGGGCCATGGCAGGGCCGCGGCGGGACCGGCTCCATccgggccccgcggggcggTGCTGCCCTCcccggggcgcgggcggggcgggcgggctggCGGCTGCGCGCTGGGCCCCGCTTGCCCCGCGGCACGGGCCGACCCCGCCGGTGTCAGCGCAGCTGCGAGGTGCCGCGCTGCCGGGAGCTGCGGCCCTCCGGGAACAGCCACAGCCGCCCGCGGAACCAGGGCCTGAGCACCGTGCGGCTCCCTGCGCTGCCGTGGGGCCTCGCCGGGCGTCCCTCCCGCCGTGGGTGACACACCGCGggccggcacggcacggcacggctggGGCTCGGCGGGGGCAGGGCACGGCGggggcagggcacagcagcggcacggcacggcacggggGAGCCCTTTGCTACCCGGTGGCTTTGCGAGGTGACCTCTGGCCTGAGCCGCCCGCTGCCGCCCTCCGTGCCCCTGCCGGGTCCccgctccccagggcagccagcgGGGGGTGAAGccgggctgtggggcagggccagcagctccccgtgGTTCTGGGCTGGGCGGGCTGGCCTCGGCTGCAGcgggagtaaaaaaaaaaaaagaaaaaaaaagtagtttgcAAATAAGACACAAAAGCGTGCCTTTAAACCCTCGAGGAACAAAATGGTTTTGCTCAAGGATGAATCGCTGAAGGTGCAAAGCGCTCTCCAGGCTCCTCACAATGAAGCAGTGTAGGAAGTCCTTAAGCCAGGAGGGGAACCCAGCGTTCTCCTGGCAGCCTTCCCTTGTCACAGGGTGTCCTCAAAGGCACAGCCTGCAAGGGAGCTGCTACAGGGGGCTTCCCTCGCCCGCCTGCCCGCCTACACCTCGGGGTTCAAGACCGGTGAGAGCCCGGATGAGGAAGCAAGCATACGAGAGGGTGTTTGAGTTTGCTCAGCGTAAGAGCAAAGGAATATCGAGGCCACCGTGGAATTCTACATGTTTCCAACAGGTTGGATtaggaggagggcaggagacGTTAGCCGTCAGAGCTGTACCCAGCTATGCTGTTCAAGCAGGCGCACGGTGCACAGGTGGTGTGCATGCCTACAAGACCACGTAACACAATAAGGTGTCAGGCTTGCGGCTGTTGCCTCTCGTGGCACAGCACAAAGTTGGCCGTGCGTCtggtgagggcagggagagaaaggtttctttcttcagaaagttttatttGAGGGCACCGTTAGTGTACAAAGAAAAGCACTACAAGTACAGCTTCCGTGAGTGTTTGCATCAACCTGCTGCAGTCCACTGAAGGCAATCTTTATGCAGTGGGGGGGAATTACATCCCTGCGTCGAGCCTCCCTGTTACCAGCTGGTTCtactcctctcttctgctttaCACATTGCAGCCAAATTCACTGCCCTAAGCACTGATACTTTCTTCCCTTCAGAGCACACTGCTACCAAGGGATGGTTAGCGGTCACCTTTGCTCCCTTGCAAGCTTTACACATGGCAGCCTTTGCCAACTGCTGCTAACTGGTCTATCAAGGTAGTCAGAAATTTAAGATAAAGCAGTGGGCTGTTTGAGCGAAGGGGCTTCTGCCTTCCTCAGACCCCTTGCTGTATGTTACTAGGAATACAGCGGTAACTCAGAGGTTATGATAGAGAAAAAGCAGTTGCTTCATCCAGGGCATAATGCAAAGGTGGCAggtaaaagaaagcagaggttTCTTTCTGAGCCTGATCTGGCCCCGATTACAGGAGGTGACAAAGTCTTCAGTCAGTGGGAAGTAAAGATCCCGTGGAATCCGTAAGGCATTTGCACAGCGACTTCTGCTCGCCCCAGTTCTCTGAAGGTCTCTGCATCCAAGACAAGCAGGAAAGCACTTTGGTTCTGCAGGGTGAAAAGAAGGCCAGAATGAATGCCCAGGCTGAATCATTCTGCTGTCCAACCCACTCCATCTGTCACACACAAGGGAGCCCAAAGGTACAACCAGGCCGTACAACCAGAGCATACGGACTACACCTGTAAGACAGTTGGCCAGGAGCTCTGACAGCCACAGATGCCACACAAGAAGCATTGACGTTCCAAGGTACACTCCCGCTTGAAGTTtgcctggctgtgcctggcagtTGCAGAGGCACAGACCTTGGGAAGCACAGTGCTAGAACTATCTGCCAGACAGTCTCAAACTCAGTTTTGTGCTTTAGAAAGTATACCTAATACTACGTGATCTCGATGAACTCGTAGTAAGTTACCTCGGTGGGGGAGACCACAACAGACAAGATGACTCCACTGTCTTCTGCCGTGGCGTTAGGCACTGGCACAAACACAGGCTCTGATGGGAAGGATCCGTCCTCCTGCCAAATCTAGCAAGCACAGTAACATATGgatgtgttttatttcattaacGCTTGTCTACTACAGTTAGCAGAGTTGCAAGTTGGAGTGCTCCCCACAGATACCCAGGCATACTCTGTGCCCC harbors:
- the PTS gene encoding 6-pyruvoyl tetrahydrobiopterin synthase; this translates as MAPPAARLARLSRSVCFSACHRLHSKSLSDEENLKLFGKCNNPNGHGHNYKVIVTVRGEIDPVSGMVMNLTDLKEYMQEAIMEPLDHKNLDKDVPYFAEVVSTTENVAVFIWENLKKLLPVGTLYKVKVYETDQNIVIYKGEETISEK